A genomic segment from Alteribacillus bidgolensis encodes:
- the trmD gene encoding tRNA (guanosine(37)-N1)-methyltransferase TrmD, with product MRMDFLTLFPEMFPGVLESSILKQAAEKKAVSFNVLNIRDFSENKHGKVDDYPYGGGAGMVLTPQPVFDAAAFAANEARGKPRVILLCPQGKPFSQAESERLASEEHLIFICGHYEGYDERIRENLVTDEYSIGDFVLTGGELGAMVMADSITRLLPDVLGNAESAKKDSFSNGLLEHPHYTRPADFKGWKVPEVLLSGHHENIAKWRKQQSLKRTMERRPDLLEGRQWTEEEKKVLETLKNDN from the coding sequence ATGAGAATGGATTTTTTAACGCTGTTTCCGGAAATGTTTCCAGGAGTACTTGAATCGTCGATATTAAAACAAGCTGCTGAAAAAAAGGCAGTTTCCTTTAATGTGCTTAACATTCGGGATTTCTCTGAAAATAAGCACGGTAAAGTAGATGATTATCCTTACGGAGGCGGAGCAGGAATGGTACTTACCCCGCAGCCGGTTTTTGACGCTGCTGCTTTTGCAGCTAATGAAGCTCGCGGGAAACCTCGTGTTATTTTGCTTTGTCCGCAAGGTAAACCTTTTAGTCAAGCTGAATCTGAAAGGCTGGCGTCTGAAGAACATTTAATTTTCATTTGCGGGCATTATGAAGGATATGATGAACGAATACGCGAAAATTTAGTAACAGATGAATATTCTATTGGAGATTTTGTATTAACCGGAGGTGAGCTGGGAGCGATGGTCATGGCAGACAGCATCACAAGATTGCTTCCAGACGTTTTAGGCAACGCGGAGTCTGCAAAAAAAGACTCGTTTTCCAATGGGCTGCTTGAACACCCGCATTATACACGACCTGCTGATTTTAAAGGCTGGAAAGTACCTGAAGTATTATTGTCTGGTCATCATGAAAATATTGCTAAATGGAGAAAACAGCAATCTCTAAAACGTACAATGGAAAGACGTCCCGATCTTCTAGAAGGCAGACAATGGACAGAAGAAGAAAAAAAGGTGCTGGAAACATTGAAAAATGATAACTAA
- the rplS gene encoding 50S ribosomal protein L19, with the protein MQDLIREITKEQLKTDLPAFRAGDTVRVHVKVVEGSRERIQVFEGVVIKRRGGGISETFTVRKVSYGIGVERTFPVHSPRIDKIELKRRGKVRQAKLYYLRNLRGKAARIKEIR; encoded by the coding sequence ATGCAAGACCTTATTCGCGAAATTACAAAAGAACAGCTTAAAACGGATCTTCCAGCATTCCGTGCCGGAGACACTGTACGTGTTCACGTGAAAGTTGTAGAAGGTTCCCGTGAACGTATTCAGGTGTTCGAAGGTGTCGTTATTAAGCGTCGCGGAGGCGGAATCAGCGAAACATTCACTGTTCGTAAAGTATCTTACGGCATTGGTGTAGAGCGTACATTCCCTGTACATTCCCCGCGTATTGACAAGATCGAATTGAAGCGTCGCGGAAAAGTCCGTCAAGCGAAGCTTTACTATCTTCGCAACCTGCGCGGAAAAGCAGCCCGCATCAAAGAAATTCGATAA